The Arenicella xantha genome window below encodes:
- a CDS encoding UvrD-helicase domain-containing protein, which produces MINDYQARQDALDPERSFIVQAPAGSGKTGLLVYRLLTLLARVDQPQQVLAITFTRKATAEMRARLMELLSDAAHGEEADNAFDQQGLDLAKAVLARDQQQGWQLLDAPYQLQILTIDAFCAKLTGSMPWLSRLGDRPRTTDRADVHYAAAIEQLFAELLEPESSVASALQAVLLELDFNYDKARRLFTSMLAKRDQWLRHLVQGDLLAMRSEVESAWYQVECGTIDRVREALPYGVLADLVRLGAEAAAKRIEKYGPGSPLDSLLDLTSADDLTISHWKAVCHLLLTGENFRKTVNITLGFEAKSDQREQMLAVLKNVSDDPALALALLDVQTLPDSELSLTDWQQLQSLELVLKALAGFLQLRFRASGECDHSEVTQRANLALRELENPTDLGLRLDTHLQHILVDEFQDTSHGQIELLKRLTAGWEIDESPPKTLFLVGDPMQSIYRFREADVSLFLQVADNDQTRLFPNIAIEALTLSENFRSSSDLVSWFNHTFQHSFPNRNNVLTGAITYSAASCDRQQSGPQVDYLLTLDDAHEATLIVEQVQAAINALPDDKAQVAILVRTRTQLNTLLPALQQADIHYLGVDIQPLHALPAVIDVMSLCKAICRDDDRVSWLSLLRGPWCGLSLVELKHLSDRPEPTVWEQLLNLDFALLNAESRSRLTRFKSVMLEVMAQRQQVSLAGLTRWAWHQLGGEATGFEATSEDIDTVFELIDSLQRGGDLPSMRELEEAMAKLYARPQVARGESKARVVVSTMHKSKGLQYHTVILPCLSRSARSSDKDVLMWAEHQDDDGDSRLLLAPFSAQQDSGSHYDYLRKLESKRDSNEAIRLMYVACTRAESKLILSAKVKLDPKTNDVRAPAKNSLLSTVWGALEPHFQLSESGTPSPQVTDTDMDQTLYRLPSDYSPNLASSVDWQVATRLHAQPSAPDEQVEYEWATQVATGVGIVLHDWLQFNRHSVLTAEVDELLRRRWRAELLSLRVPEDRLSMALRRLENGVKAIQQDSDAHFLFDDYAIANNEYAIAAYEDGMVNTYRLDRTFVDQHGVRWIVDYKSTDTNRSDLASFVDEQVAQRHRPQLEKYGALMRQIDTRPIKLAVYFPLLQQMRVWDFSG; this is translated from the coding sequence ATGATTAATGACTATCAAGCACGTCAGGATGCGCTCGACCCAGAGCGTTCGTTCATTGTGCAAGCGCCGGCAGGGTCAGGTAAGACAGGCTTATTGGTGTATCGTTTATTGACATTGTTGGCGCGTGTCGATCAGCCTCAACAAGTGTTAGCGATTACCTTTACGCGAAAAGCTACCGCTGAAATGCGCGCTAGGTTGATGGAGCTGTTGAGTGACGCGGCTCACGGCGAGGAGGCCGACAATGCTTTTGATCAACAAGGTTTGGATTTGGCGAAAGCCGTTTTAGCTCGAGACCAACAGCAAGGCTGGCAGCTGCTTGACGCGCCCTATCAATTGCAGATTCTTACGATCGACGCATTTTGTGCCAAGCTTACCGGCAGTATGCCATGGCTTAGTCGTTTGGGGGATCGCCCGCGTACTACCGACCGTGCCGATGTACATTATGCGGCAGCCATTGAACAGCTATTTGCGGAGCTGTTGGAGCCAGAATCGAGTGTTGCGTCGGCCTTGCAAGCGGTTCTTTTGGAACTCGATTTTAATTACGATAAAGCGCGTCGCCTGTTCACCTCCATGCTGGCAAAGCGAGACCAATGGTTGCGTCATTTAGTGCAAGGAGATCTGCTGGCGATGCGTTCAGAGGTAGAGTCCGCATGGTATCAAGTAGAATGCGGCACGATTGACCGCGTGCGTGAAGCGCTGCCTTATGGTGTGCTTGCGGACTTAGTTCGACTAGGCGCGGAAGCCGCGGCTAAGCGCATTGAAAAGTATGGCCCAGGATCACCACTGGATAGCCTGCTTGATTTAACATCTGCTGATGACTTGACGATTAGTCATTGGAAGGCAGTTTGCCATTTATTATTGACCGGTGAAAACTTTCGTAAAACGGTCAATATCACACTCGGGTTTGAAGCTAAGTCAGACCAACGAGAGCAAATGTTAGCGGTTTTAAAGAATGTTAGTGATGACCCCGCGCTCGCCTTAGCTCTGCTGGATGTGCAGACGCTGCCCGATTCAGAATTATCGTTAACTGATTGGCAGCAGTTGCAATCACTTGAATTGGTGCTGAAAGCGTTGGCCGGATTTCTACAGTTGCGATTTCGAGCTAGCGGGGAATGTGACCACAGCGAGGTCACGCAGCGCGCCAATTTGGCGTTGCGAGAATTGGAAAACCCCACGGATTTGGGCTTGCGGTTAGACACACACTTGCAGCACATTCTAGTCGATGAATTTCAAGACACGTCACATGGACAAATAGAATTATTAAAGCGCTTAACCGCAGGTTGGGAGATTGATGAAAGTCCGCCTAAGACCTTGTTTTTAGTTGGCGACCCAATGCAATCAATCTATCGTTTTCGAGAGGCAGACGTGAGCCTGTTTTTACAGGTGGCTGATAACGACCAAACCCGGCTGTTTCCTAATATTGCAATTGAAGCGCTTACGTTAAGTGAGAATTTCCGTTCTTCGTCGGATCTTGTTAGTTGGTTTAATCATACGTTTCAGCATAGCTTTCCGAATCGGAATAATGTGCTTACTGGTGCGATCACCTATTCAGCGGCGAGTTGCGATCGTCAGCAAAGCGGCCCTCAAGTTGACTATTTGCTGACGCTTGATGATGCACATGAGGCGACGCTGATTGTTGAGCAAGTTCAAGCGGCGATTAACGCGTTGCCCGACGACAAGGCGCAAGTGGCGATTTTGGTTCGTACCCGAACTCAGTTGAATACCTTGTTGCCGGCCTTGCAACAGGCCGACATTCATTATCTCGGCGTCGATATTCAGCCACTGCATGCGTTGCCCGCGGTAATCGATGTAATGTCTTTGTGTAAAGCAATTTGTCGTGACGATGATCGTGTTAGTTGGTTGTCGCTATTACGTGGGCCTTGGTGTGGTTTGAGTCTGGTCGAATTGAAACACCTTAGTGACCGTCCGGAACCAACCGTTTGGGAGCAGCTGTTAAATCTTGATTTCGCGTTGCTGAACGCTGAGTCTCGATCGCGTTTGACCCGATTTAAGTCGGTAATGCTCGAAGTAATGGCGCAACGTCAACAGGTTTCTTTGGCTGGCTTAACTCGTTGGGCTTGGCATCAGCTGGGTGGTGAAGCCACAGGGTTTGAGGCGACCAGTGAAGATATTGATACGGTATTTGAGCTGATTGATTCGTTGCAACGTGGCGGCGATTTGCCGTCGATGCGAGAGTTAGAAGAGGCAATGGCCAAACTTTATGCTCGTCCTCAGGTCGCGCGCGGCGAAAGCAAGGCTCGTGTTGTGGTATCGACCATGCATAAGTCTAAAGGCTTGCAGTATCACACGGTCATTTTGCCATGTTTAAGTCGGAGTGCACGTAGCAGTGACAAAGACGTGTTGATGTGGGCGGAGCACCAAGATGATGACGGCGACTCGCGCTTATTGTTGGCCCCCTTTAGTGCTCAACAAGACTCTGGAAGTCATTATGATTATTTGCGTAAACTTGAATCTAAACGAGATTCAAATGAAGCAATTCGCTTAATGTACGTGGCTTGTACACGGGCTGAGAGCAAGCTCATTCTATCGGCTAAAGTTAAATTAGATCCAAAGACTAACGATGTGCGTGCGCCTGCTAAAAATAGCTTATTAAGTACGGTTTGGGGCGCGCTTGAGCCACATTTTCAGTTATCTGAATCTGGTACGCCGTCGCCTCAGGTGACGGACACTGACATGGATCAAACACTGTATCGTTTGCCATCTGATTATTCACCAAATCTTGCCTCTTCGGTTGATTGGCAGGTGGCTACGCGTTTGCATGCTCAGCCTTCAGCGCCGGACGAGCAAGTCGAGTATGAGTGGGCGACTCAGGTTGCAACAGGGGTTGGTATTGTGTTGCATGATTGGTTGCAGTTTAATCGACACTCGGTATTGACTGCCGAGGTAGATGAATTACTCCGTAGGCGTTGGCGAGCAGAATTACTGTCGCTGCGTGTGCCAGAGGACCGACTCAGTATGGCGTTACGGCGTCTGGAAAACGGAGTTAAGGCGATTCAACAAGACTCGGATGCGCACTTTTTGTTTGATGACTATGCCATCGCAAACAACGAATACGCTATTGCGGCGTATGAAGATGGCATGGTTAATACTTATCGACTAGATCGTACCTTTGTTGATCAACATGGCGTACGCTGGATTGTTGATTACAAAAGTACCGACACTAATCGTTCTGATCTCGCCAGCTTTGTTGATGAACAGGTTGCACAGCGACATCGGCCGCAGCTTGAAAAGTATGGTGCGCTGATGCGTCAAATTGACACTAGGCCAATCAAGCTGGCAGTATACTTTCCGCTCTTACAGCAAATGCGTGTTTGGGATTTTTCAGGCTAA
- a CDS encoding L,D-transpeptidase Cds6 family protein: MSKKVIICLAGVAIYLIWYASQPASSVKLVERQDLVEPLTMTIASASAQSVESDNSVLDAELLSGFDAAVLQIEAKQWASAEKSLKSLVQSYPRVQALYVNLAAVLARQGRLEQAREVLLTGLQQDSVSASLYNSLRQVHGALAADAYRKALDSAKTDTQPKAIELEIVASMPTLMRKSAATSVASPKLESAPIPDQPSQLERRLSGEVAALQSQLSAQQREHQAALDALKAQVEQQQRLLDQQADEMVKAQLASSDRAAPSPRSELPPVISAAAVAESASVADLNIGNKLGADAARRDDAAIEQVRGWARAWGASDMSAYIRFYAANYSPGQFVSHQDWLQQNETRFAGNDEITVNVSDFVVSDLGSQFSVTFTQHYRSRTFDETVRKRLVFEVENGDWSRAKIVSEQTVSG; this comes from the coding sequence ATGAGTAAGAAAGTCATAATTTGTTTGGCCGGTGTCGCCATCTATTTGATTTGGTATGCCAGTCAGCCAGCGAGCTCGGTTAAATTAGTTGAGCGGCAGGATTTGGTCGAGCCCTTGACGATGACCATTGCCAGTGCGTCTGCACAGTCTGTTGAGTCTGATAATTCGGTTCTGGATGCAGAGTTACTCAGTGGTTTCGATGCAGCGGTGCTACAGATTGAAGCCAAGCAATGGGCATCCGCCGAAAAATCATTAAAGTCTTTAGTGCAGTCGTACCCTCGGGTGCAAGCCTTGTATGTGAATCTTGCGGCGGTACTTGCTCGTCAAGGGCGGCTTGAGCAAGCGCGGGAAGTGTTGCTCACAGGCTTGCAGCAAGACTCGGTATCGGCCAGTTTGTATAATTCGTTACGGCAGGTGCACGGTGCCTTGGCAGCCGATGCTTACCGCAAGGCGCTCGACAGCGCTAAAACCGATACGCAGCCCAAGGCCATAGAGTTAGAGATTGTCGCTAGCATGCCGACGTTAATGCGCAAGTCTGCAGCGACAAGCGTAGCGTCGCCGAAGTTGGAAAGTGCGCCAATTCCTGATCAGCCTAGCCAGTTAGAGCGTCGACTGTCTGGCGAGGTTGCGGCATTGCAGTCGCAACTTAGCGCTCAACAGCGGGAGCATCAGGCGGCCTTAGACGCGCTCAAGGCACAAGTCGAGCAGCAGCAACGGTTGCTGGACCAACAAGCTGATGAGATGGTAAAAGCACAATTGGCATCAAGTGATCGTGCTGCGCCGTCGCCGCGCTCTGAGTTGCCACCGGTCATTTCTGCGGCAGCGGTTGCCGAGTCCGCGAGTGTCGCTGACCTCAATATTGGCAACAAATTAGGCGCAGATGCGGCGCGCCGAGATGATGCCGCTATTGAGCAAGTACGCGGTTGGGCTCGGGCTTGGGGCGCGAGTGATATGTCGGCCTATATCCGGTTTTACGCGGCGAACTATTCGCCGGGGCAGTTTGTTAGTCATCAGGATTGGTTGCAGCAAAACGAAACTCGATTCGCCGGCAACGACGAGATAACGGTTAACGTGTCCGATTTTGTTGTCAGCGATTTGGGAAGTCAGTTTTCAGTGACGTTCACGCAGCATTATCGTTCTAGAACTTTTGATGAAACGGTGCGTAAGCGCTTAGTTTTTGAAGTGGAGAATGGCGATTGGTCGCGTGCCAAAATCGTCAGTGAGCAAACGGTGTCGGGATGA
- a CDS encoding L,D-transpeptidase family protein → MIGSVAKRSMWCLLVAGLLAMSVQAIAATEVIPDKLASLHALQASAEYEPSVLAIVEAIRNRDLDLALSRADKHLKDFPKSRVGYLLRAEVLAALAGDEASLGKTSELPSETSQGLLHQLRNRWQHGHVVNAEEHTKWPANLLMMGQHQHALVADLAKGRLYVYQNIDGQPKLVRDYYLTMGSQGFGKEVEGDNKTPVGLYQVIRHIEGKALPDLYGKGAFPVDYPNKYDRFLGRTGYGIWLHGTPSDTYARSPWSSEGCFVLSNDDLLDVAQFISVEQRTPVLLSDQVEWLTAEQLANRQAAMLAVLAKWEADWESLDTDAFLSHYAEKDFNFGRGNFSQWAARKRQVNKAKTYVKLSLEVTGLFAYPGVKDMFVVNFIQGYDSSNFSNSSNKQQFWQRQADGQWRIVYEGKQ, encoded by the coding sequence ATGATCGGATCTGTCGCGAAGCGTAGTATGTGGTGTTTACTGGTTGCTGGGCTGCTAGCGATGTCGGTGCAAGCAATAGCCGCGACCGAGGTAATTCCAGATAAATTGGCAAGTCTTCATGCGCTTCAAGCTAGCGCTGAATATGAGCCTAGTGTGTTAGCGATTGTCGAAGCAATTCGGAATCGAGACCTAGATCTTGCCTTGAGCCGGGCCGATAAACACCTCAAGGATTTCCCCAAAAGTCGCGTTGGGTACTTGCTTCGTGCCGAGGTGCTCGCTGCGCTAGCAGGCGACGAAGCATCGCTCGGTAAGACGTCTGAGTTACCGAGTGAAACATCACAGGGTTTGCTGCATCAATTGCGTAATCGATGGCAGCATGGTCACGTTGTGAATGCTGAAGAGCACACTAAATGGCCCGCCAACTTGCTCATGATGGGCCAGCACCAGCATGCCCTTGTGGCTGATTTAGCTAAGGGTCGACTGTATGTGTATCAAAATATTGACGGCCAGCCTAAATTAGTACGCGACTATTATTTGACCATGGGGTCGCAGGGGTTTGGCAAGGAGGTTGAAGGCGATAATAAAACTCCAGTAGGGCTCTATCAGGTTATTCGGCATATTGAAGGTAAGGCCTTACCGGATTTATATGGCAAAGGCGCGTTCCCGGTAGATTATCCGAATAAGTATGACCGCTTCTTAGGGCGCACTGGCTACGGTATTTGGCTGCATGGAACGCCATCGGACACTTATGCGCGCTCGCCTTGGTCGAGTGAAGGGTGTTTTGTGTTGAGTAATGATGATTTGTTGGATGTTGCTCAATTTATTAGTGTCGAGCAGCGCACGCCGGTGCTATTGAGTGATCAAGTTGAGTGGCTCACTGCCGAGCAATTGGCGAATCGCCAAGCGGCCATGCTAGCCGTGTTGGCTAAGTGGGAGGCTGATTGGGAATCGTTGGATACGGATGCGTTTCTGTCGCATTACGCTGAAAAAGATTTTAATTTTGGGCGCGGTAATTTTAGCCAATGGGCCGCGCGCAAACGACAGGTTAATAAAGCGAAAACTTACGTTAAGTTGTCGCTCGAGGTTACAGGCTTGTTTGCTTATCCTGGCGTAAAGGACATGTTTGTGGTTAATTTTATTCAGGGCTACGACAGCAGTAATTTCTCTAATTCATCAAATAAGCAGCAGTTCTGGCAGCGACAAGCAGATGGGCAATGGCGAATCGTGTATGAAGGTAAGCAGTAG
- a CDS encoding c-type cytochrome: protein MLKKLLVIAGITLSGSAFTHVATAAGDAEAGKAKAGVCAACHGVAGVSSLPANPHLAGQVPGYIRGQLKAFKTGERKNPIMMAQAAGLSDEDMADLDAYYATLTPSTQVNLTEADVEMAAAGERLYRGGYADRGISACMGCHGPSGHGISIHYPRVAGQHKEYLEQQLLSFKKGDRAGHNQIMAMVAFGLSEQQIKELSAYMAGLR from the coding sequence ATGTTGAAAAAATTACTGGTTATTGCTGGCATCACGTTGTCAGGCAGCGCCTTTACACATGTAGCCACAGCCGCTGGCGATGCCGAAGCAGGCAAGGCAAAAGCTGGCGTCTGTGCCGCATGCCATGGTGTTGCTGGCGTTAGCTCGCTGCCGGCCAATCCTCATTTGGCTGGTCAGGTACCCGGATATATTCGTGGCCAATTAAAAGCGTTTAAAACTGGCGAACGTAAAAATCCGATTATGATGGCGCAAGCTGCTGGCTTGTCGGATGAAGATATGGCTGATTTGGATGCGTATTACGCAACATTAACGCCAAGCACTCAGGTTAACTTGACTGAGGCTGACGTTGAAATGGCCGCGGCTGGTGAGCGCTTGTATCGTGGCGGCTATGCTGATCGTGGTATTTCCGCATGTATGGGATGTCATGGTCCAAGTGGACATGGTATTTCTATTCACTACCCACGTGTTGCCGGTCAGCATAAAGAATATTTGGAGCAACAATTGTTAAGCTTCAAAAAAGGCGACCGTGCCGGTCATAATCAAATTATGGCGATGGTGGCATTTGGTCTGTCGGAACAACAAATCAAAGAGCTGTCTGCTTACATGGCTGGTTTACGTTAA
- a CDS encoding PD-(D/E)XK nuclease family protein yields the protein MDDNWLSKLDKTTVIVAPTRSLVTSLNERLARQHLADGRSVWEAPSILVWNDYLRALWQTNRKQLASTQGALSLISAQQSLLVWTQIIEQSRRDEQALTLLNVQQTARAVQRSWRLMHDWNVAPESIAQDHVADTEQFLVWLDDYQQKLQKRGLIDESMLVAALHQIDCDIPYSQMIWVSYDLITDAQKAHLEQAKIQGISVDYQRPTKSCRTQDFLQFPTVQNEILSALKTARHRLESSPDSHVSIVVPDLQHRQAAVEELARSVFYPDLSPLQVQQNSNIYRFSLGLTLHEWPAIETALSLLTLIKNRVSVTDLSYLLRNQFVGLCVMHREECRVFERWLKRQRFHQVMFDHLPDLYAQCKAALSVHQRPQADLLEAQLRDLVAQRQLIQGALAEKKQTLGYAALEFGAWTAEFSNWLRSWGWQTSTLDQTMNSVQYQLHQRWIALLEEFAGLATVQHRAGLSRALELIQQMARNTVFLPKSAASPIVISGVLEAVGHEVDLCIVTGMHQDYPPAPKADAFIPARLLADSGHPSGGTRNGSQHAFQVLDHLLECADERIVSFARSADQDSDIEMGPAARFRDAMFVAKAAPLSIEGDSPVAQSEVELEPFVDVQGLPWRAALSPKGGSRIFENQSQCAFKAYATHQLQCQSQDDAEFGLDNLDRGNVVHHLLDKLWAQLQTQRTLNQMPVDERARLVASLIEQVLENNELELNAEKLQLLRLETPRLLRLLVEWLALESARPEPFSVVEREQPRRGNIGGIAFDYIIDRVDLTDAGRSVIIDYKTGNVNRNDWLEDRLRSPQMPLYVLALDAEKEKQTSGIAFASVRQGDHKFVELSETGIFREAKKPQNDLQQKWQERRSVWPQLLTQLAADFLAGQASVNPIDEQVCNYCDLHAICRVSQLRIAAGKLLGDADD from the coding sequence ATGGACGATAACTGGCTTTCAAAACTCGATAAAACCACTGTGATTGTAGCGCCAACGCGAAGTTTGGTGACATCACTCAATGAGCGGCTAGCTCGTCAGCATTTGGCGGATGGGCGCTCGGTATGGGAAGCTCCGTCGATTCTGGTTTGGAATGACTATCTGCGGGCATTATGGCAGACCAATCGTAAGCAGTTGGCATCGACACAAGGTGCGCTGAGCCTAATTTCAGCCCAGCAATCGTTGCTAGTTTGGACGCAAATTATTGAACAATCGCGACGTGATGAGCAAGCCTTAACGCTTCTCAATGTTCAGCAGACGGCGAGGGCGGTGCAGCGCAGTTGGCGTTTAATGCATGATTGGAATGTAGCGCCCGAATCCATAGCGCAAGATCATGTGGCAGACACCGAACAGTTTTTAGTGTGGCTTGATGATTACCAGCAAAAGCTGCAAAAACGAGGGTTGATTGACGAGAGCATGTTGGTTGCTGCGTTGCACCAGATTGACTGTGACATTCCCTATTCGCAGATGATTTGGGTTTCGTATGACTTAATCACCGATGCGCAGAAAGCCCACCTAGAGCAAGCGAAGATCCAAGGTATTAGTGTCGACTATCAGCGTCCGACCAAGTCTTGCCGAACGCAGGATTTCCTTCAATTTCCAACTGTTCAGAACGAAATTCTATCGGCGCTAAAGACTGCTCGGCATCGTTTGGAATCTAGCCCCGACTCCCATGTAAGCATTGTGGTGCCCGATCTTCAGCATCGTCAAGCGGCAGTGGAGGAGTTAGCAAGATCGGTGTTTTATCCTGATTTGTCGCCGTTACAAGTGCAGCAGAACAGTAATATCTATCGGTTTAGTCTCGGCCTCACGCTGCATGAATGGCCGGCCATCGAGACTGCACTCAGCCTATTGACGCTCATTAAAAACCGCGTTTCGGTAACTGACTTAAGCTATTTATTGCGCAACCAATTCGTTGGTCTGTGCGTGATGCATCGCGAAGAGTGTCGTGTATTTGAGCGGTGGTTAAAGCGACAGCGATTTCATCAAGTTATGTTTGATCACTTGCCGGATTTGTATGCGCAGTGTAAAGCCGCTCTGTCTGTTCATCAGCGGCCACAAGCCGATCTATTAGAAGCACAGTTACGTGATCTTGTGGCTCAGCGTCAACTGATCCAAGGGGCTTTGGCGGAGAAGAAACAAACATTAGGGTATGCCGCACTTGAGTTTGGCGCTTGGACTGCTGAATTTTCTAATTGGTTGCGTTCATGGGGTTGGCAAACCAGTACCCTAGATCAGACGATGAACAGTGTTCAGTATCAATTGCATCAACGTTGGATTGCGTTATTGGAAGAGTTTGCAGGCTTGGCGACCGTGCAGCATCGGGCGGGTTTGTCACGGGCTCTCGAGTTGATTCAGCAAATGGCGAGGAATACCGTGTTTCTACCGAAGAGTGCGGCATCGCCAATCGTTATTTCCGGTGTGCTGGAGGCGGTGGGCCATGAGGTAGACTTGTGTATTGTTACCGGCATGCATCAAGATTACCCGCCCGCACCGAAGGCTGATGCGTTTATTCCGGCGCGTTTACTGGCTGATAGTGGTCATCCATCAGGGGGTACACGCAATGGCTCACAGCACGCGTTTCAGGTGTTAGATCATCTGCTTGAGTGTGCCGATGAACGTATCGTGAGTTTCGCACGCAGCGCGGATCAAGATAGTGATATCGAAATGGGCCCCGCCGCTAGATTTCGTGATGCGATGTTTGTTGCTAAAGCCGCTCCTTTGTCAATAGAAGGGGATTCTCCTGTGGCGCAAAGCGAGGTTGAGCTGGAACCGTTTGTCGATGTTCAAGGTTTGCCTTGGCGTGCCGCTTTATCGCCTAAAGGTGGGTCGAGAATTTTCGAAAATCAGTCACAGTGCGCGTTCAAGGCATACGCCACGCATCAGCTGCAGTGTCAATCACAGGATGATGCTGAGTTTGGTTTAGATAATTTGGATCGTGGCAATGTCGTGCATCACCTGCTTGATAAGCTATGGGCGCAACTCCAAACCCAGAGAACTTTGAATCAAATGCCGGTTGATGAGCGCGCGCGTTTAGTGGCGTCGCTGATTGAACAAGTGTTAGAGAACAATGAGCTTGAATTGAATGCTGAGAAACTCCAGCTATTACGGCTCGAAACGCCTCGCCTGCTACGACTATTGGTGGAATGGTTAGCGCTGGAGTCCGCTCGGCCTGAACCATTTTCGGTGGTGGAGCGAGAGCAGCCTAGGCGTGGAAATATTGGCGGTATTGCATTCGACTACATCATCGACCGTGTTGATTTGACCGACGCAGGGCGCAGCGTGATTATCGATTACAAAACCGGCAATGTGAACCGCAATGATTGGCTTGAGGATCGCCTGCGAAGTCCGCAAATGCCGCTATATGTATTGGCTTTGGATGCCGAAAAAGAAAAGCAAACCTCGGGGATTGCCTTTGCGTCGGTGCGCCAAGGAGATCACAAGTTCGTGGAATTGTCAGAAACCGGAATCTTTCGCGAGGCGAAGAAGCCACAAAACGATTTGCAGCAGAAGTGGCAGGAGCGACGTTCGGTTTGGCCGCAACTGTTGACCCAGTTGGCCGCTGATTTTTTGGCAGGGCAGGCATCGGTTAACCCGATTGATGAACAAGTTTGCAATTACTGTGACTTGCACGCAATTTGTCGTGTTTCTCAGTTACGAATTGCGGCTGGCAAGCTATTAGGTGATGCCGATGATTAA
- the yihA gene encoding ribosome biogenesis GTP-binding protein YihA/YsxC — MSEQPKNNGSNLADLPAILRDPEFILGAAEPHQFPKDELVEVAFAGRSNVGKSSAINAICNRRKLARTSKQPGRTQQINFFTMGESARLVDLPGYGFAQVPLSVKKKWEITIQEYLAKRDNLIVLVLLMDIRHPLTDLDWQMIKWASEAELPTQILLTKADKYKRGKVASVVLSVEKALKVLPGQFGVEAFSSQSFLGVNAMRAQLDEWVNPT; from the coding sequence ATGTCAGAACAACCAAAAAATAACGGCAGCAATCTCGCCGACTTGCCCGCCATTTTGCGCGACCCCGAATTTATACTAGGGGCGGCCGAACCACATCAATTCCCCAAAGATGAATTGGTCGAAGTAGCCTTCGCCGGGCGATCTAATGTAGGCAAGTCCAGTGCGATTAACGCGATTTGTAATCGCCGTAAGTTGGCAAGAACCAGCAAACAGCCGGGCCGCACACAACAAATCAACTTTTTCACAATGGGCGAATCTGCAAGATTAGTGGATTTACCCGGCTATGGTTTTGCTCAAGTACCACTATCAGTAAAGAAAAAGTGGGAAATCACCATTCAAGAGTACTTAGCCAAGCGCGATAATTTGATCGTTTTGGTATTGCTGATGGATATTAGGCATCCGCTAACCGATCTCGATTGGCAGATGATCAAATGGGCAAGCGAGGCTGAACTACCGACACAAATTCTACTTACCAAGGCTGACAAATATAAGCGTGGCAAAGTAGCATCGGTCGTTCTGAGTGTCGAAAAAGCTTTAAAAGTACTCCCAGGTCAGTTTGGCGTCGAAGCGTTTTCGTCACAGTCTTTCCTTGGTGTTAACGCAATGCGAGCGCAGTTGGATGAGTGGGTTAACCCAACGTAA